One Vicia villosa cultivar HV-30 ecotype Madison, WI linkage group LG5, Vvil1.0, whole genome shotgun sequence genomic window, aaacttaattaattCTAGCACATACCTACCTAGTTATCAAGTTCAGTCCTTGACTTGTTACAGCTATTTTTGCAGAAGCAAAATGTTACTGATTTTGTGATTGATTGTTGTTTCAAAAATGCTATTTAAGAATCAGATTGCAAGATGTTGATTCAAACAATCAATTTAATGATTTCCTAGAAGTATTTGGGGTTTGATAGCTAGAAACATTctaaaaattaggtttttttcAAAGTGAGTTTTGTGTTTGCAAATAGGTGTAAAAATCAGGTTGCACTCATTCTAGCTAAATAGGCCCATGTGGAGAATTAGAGTCTGGATAGAAGAAGTACTAAATAGGCCGAATCCCATTATTGATACAGCTTATATTCAATAAATTCATTCCAAAAAATGGACATTAGAATATAATAGTAAGGCACTGTTTGACATGctatgtttctttcttttctacaCTATATTTATTGATGTGTTTGAGTCTTAATTTTGTTACCAATAAATAGCATAGGCTTTTACTTACTTTTTTTCTCTCTGATTACttgtactttttttctttttattatgttTGTAGGGTAATTGTGATTCTCATTAGCTATGATTAAGCAATGCAAGAAGCAGTTACTTCACAAACAAGTAACTAACTTAACTAACGAACTAACTAACTACTTAATTTGACAAATTTTAAACCAATTTGCTTAGGAAAATctgaaaatgtatttaaattctGAAACTAGCTTACCTAGAAAACCCAGTTGAGAGAAGATAATTTACCTTGAGTGTGTCCAATACATTATACATGGAGATTAGTAGCTTCGAAGCGATCATTAATCTTCTTAACCTGACATGGTTATCAAAATGATATATTCTAAAACAAGCTTATTGAATAAATAATTCTCTGGCTTTTTTAACTATACAGTTTTGCTTTTGCTGTATtacattttctcttttttattgtaGCTGATTTCAAGGCATCAGTGAATAGTTTGGAGAATGAGCTCTATTGTCTTAAAATCAAGCGGGATGACATGGTTAAAAGAACGGATGTAAAACGGTactgaaacatattttatcatCTGTAGATACAATTGTTGTTATTGAAGTCTTATTTTGTTTAGAACTTCACTACAAGTTAAACTCGCAAAGAAATCAATACTATACTGTAAGAAATATcgatttttatctttttgtttcGCTTAAAGTTTGCCTTATGTAGTCTATGCATGTATGTTGTAGTACTTCAAATAATTGGGATGAAAAAAACAGGACCTAGCCATTCACATGTGGTATGGTGGCATGCGATATTTTGAGATATCTACTATTAATATAAGATTCAGTAATAGTTTGAGGATAACTTCTAAAACCCTATAGCTGACTAGATATATAACTATGAAGTTAATTCTTATCTCACATTTCTAGTATATACACATGTATCTATATTTTTattcaaacagaaaagaaactgtAGATGTTAAGGAAAAGTGAATAAGCTACTCCAACtcaaataacaaatatttgtgtCTGTATTCTAACTCATAATGTGACCTTAACTTATTGATTTGTTGACATTCAGGGAAGAATTTACAGCACTATGCCAAAAATTTCAAAGAGAAATTGATAAGAGGGAAAATTTTAAAGTGAGGACTTTGTTGTCTGAGAAATATTCACTTGAAAATGAAATTCAAGTTTTGGATGACAAGAATTGTGTTTTGAAAAATTCGGTATTGGCATTTGTAGAGGAAATCCTTGAAGATCTTCACAGTTCAAACTCAGGTATTTTGGCTTTAAAAAATAGGATCCACTTCATCAGAGATCAGTTATCCTCTCAACAATGAACACTTTAAAAACAAGtgactaactaactaactaaccaaATTGATTAACTAAGTACTATCCTAACTAATTTTATCTATACTTTCTAAGTGTGATATATGTATCCAATAAAAAATCATTGATTAGCATTTTAACATTTATCCAAATAGTTTTTCATGCTAGTTATTACTTCTAGGAGTCGGTGTTGGTTTATATTATTCCATTATACCAAACGAAGGATAACATATATTGGGAATTTAACATTTACCTACTGCAGCATTGGAAGGTGATATACAGAGCAAGAAGTGGGAAAATGAGAGATTGCTTAAAGATATAGATGAATTGAAggctatactgcattcaacaattgGGAGCAACGATAATCTACTGTAAAATCCCTTCTATAAACAAACTTTAATTCCTATATCTGGGGTTTATTATTGTCCGTTTTGCCAATTTGGTCATTAAAAATAAGATGGAAAGTTATATTTGTTTGTAAACGATGCTATAAAAAATCTATACAGTTATCAGCGTGTAGTTGTTCTCATCTTCTGGTAAAGTGATAAGAAATGATAAACAGTATCAGATAGCTAGTCTTTTTCCCTCATTAGTATAGTCGTAATGACCTGTCATATTCATCCATGTGAAATTAAATCTGACCAGTTGCTATAATACATGAAGAATCCTGACTAGCAATGAAATGTTCTGGTTACAAAATGCGGAAGAAACATGAGAGGGTTGACTCAGCGGAAGGAGGGGTTCTAAGGGTGTTAGGTTAGACGTGGTATCATTTAGTTGTTTAGTGCAGAAATAAACTCCTACATTTTAGGAGGTAGTTTTGATAGACTAGTTCAAAGttattttaattatgtgtgtAACAAACTCCACTATTCAAGTGCAGTTTAATTTTGTAAGGCTATTTAATAGCCAAAGCTTTCATAATAAACTCAAGGAATTACTCCTACTTTCTGTGCGTGACTAACTGAGTGCAACAAAACTGGTATCAGAGCTTAAAAAGAAGCCTGGCCTGTGAGTGAAACAAAGtgtgtgaaaaaaaaaagagtgaaaatcaGTACATGATGAGTGAGAGCAGTAACTTTGCGCAACCAAGCATTCCCAAGTTTGACGGGGATTATGATCACTGGAGTCTTCTCATGGAGAACCTTCTTAGGTCAAAAGAGTATTGGAGCATGGTGCAAGCTGGCTTCGTGGAACCAGCAAATGAAGAAACCCTATCTGCAGTCCAAAAGAAGAATACTGATGAAGCTAGGTTAAAAGATTTAAAGGCCAAGAACTATCTGTTCAGTTCAATCGACAAGACCATCTTGAAGACCATCACTCAAAAGGAGACATCGAAACAGCTCTGGGATTCGATGAAAATCAAATATCAGGGTAACGCGAGGGTGAAACGAGCGCAGCTGCAAACATTGCGTAGAAACTTTGAACTGTTGGACATGAAACAAGGTGAGTCAGTCACAGAATATTTTGGTAGGGTTATGGTGGTTGCCAATGACATGAGGAATTGTGGAGAAGACATGCCGGACGTAAAAATTGTGGAGAAGATCTTGAGGACGCTCACGGAGAATTTCAATTACATTGTATGCTCGATTGAAGAGTCCAAAGATATTGACAGTCTGACTGTAGATGCATTACAAAGCTCGCTACTCGTTCATGAGAAGAAATTTAAGAAGACTACAAATGGAGGAGAAGAACAAGTTCTAAAGATCTCACATGATGAACGTGGAGGAGGAGGAAGAAGCAGAGGAAACATGGTTCGAGGAAGAGGGAGAGGCAGAGGAAGGTCGTTAAACAAAGCACTTGTAGAGTGCTTCAAGTGTCATCAACTAGGGCACTTCCAATATGAATGTCCACAATGGGAAAGAAAAGCAAATTATGCAAAATTTGATGAATTTGACGAAGAGGATGAGATGCTGTTGATGGTGGAGTCAAACAATGCCAAGAAAGAAGAGGTATGGTTCTTGGATTCAGGTTGTAGTAATCATATGTGTGGAAACAAATTCTGGTTTACAGATTTGGATGAAGACTATCGGCATTCTTTAGTAATCATGGGAAGAGGCAGTGTGCGACTTAATATTGACGGAACAGTCCAAGTGGTGTCAAACGTTTACTACGTACCGGACTTGAAGAGTAATCTCCTTAGCATAGGCCAACTCCAAGAAAGAGGCCTCACTATTCTGATCAAACACGGTGTCTGCAAGATGTTTCATTCGAAGAGAGGGTTGATAATGCAAATAAGGATGACGACGAACCAAATGTTTGCATTATTAGCAACAACAGTAGCCAAAATTGCCGACAACCCTAGATGCATGCAAACCTCAATAAATGATGAGTCCCAATTGTGGCACCGTAGGTACAGACATTTGAATTACAAAGGTTTGAGAACCTTAAAGTTCAGAAATATGGTGAAAGGATTGCCAGAGTTAAAAGGAACGACCAAAGCATGCACCAATTGTTTAGTAGGCAAGCAACACCATAAAACCGTTCCAAAGAAAAGTTCATGGCGTGCTTCAAGAAAATTGCAGCTGGTACATTCAGATCTCTGCGGTCCAATTACTCCATCATCAAACAGTGATAGAAGATATATCATGACCCTCATTGATGACTACAGTAGAAAGGTATGGATTTATTTCTTGAAAGATAAATCTGAAGCTTTTACATTctttaaataatttaagagtcaAGTTGAGAAGCAAAGTGGATCAATGATATGCTGTCTGCGGACCGACAAAGGAGGTGAATTTACTTCTGATgagtttaatttgttttgtaaGGAGACCGGCATTACAAGGCAACTTACAGCAGCCTATACGCCACAACAGAACGGGGTAGCAGAGCGCAAAAATCGGacaatcatgaatatggttcgatgTATTTTGAATGATAAAGGAGTGCCAAAGAGGTTTTGGCCCGAGGCTGCTAAATGGGCAGCACATGTGCTAAATAGGAGTCCAACATCAGTAACAAAGGAGAGAACACCAGAAGAAGTATGGAGTGAAGTGAAGCCAAATGTAGACTACTTCAGAGTCTTCGGTTGCATAGCCCACATGCATGTCccaaatcaaaggagaaaaaaGCTAGATGATAAGAGCCTACGTTGTGTGCTACTTAGAGTAAGCAATGAGTCGAAAGCATACCGATTATATAACCCAATAACACAAAAGATAATGATTAGTCGGGATgtgatttttgaggaagatgaaggcTGGAATTGGGAGAAGGATATCAGTCAAGCCGAAGAAGAAAAACTGATTTGGGAAGATTGTGATGACAAGGAACAACATGAAGAAACTGAAGTGGATGAAGGAGAAAATTCAATAGCACGCACAGAAGAAGCAGAGAGAAGAGGTGCGAGAGTCAGAAAACCACCTGCTTACCTGCAAGAATATACCACGGGAGAAGAGTTTTCAGATGAGGAAGAGGCTGGTAACTTTGTGATGTTTACAACCTTAGAAGATCCTACTTCATTTGAGCAAGCTGTAGTGGATGAGAAGTAGAGGGCAGCGATGGAAATTGAGCTGCAAgccattaaaaaaaacaatacttGGGAACTAACTGAACTACCTACAGGTGCGAAGAAGATAGGAGTTAAATGGGTGTTTAAAACTAAACTCAATGAGCATGGAGAAGTAGACAAGCACAAAGCCCGACTTGTAGCCAAGGGCTATGCACAACAAC contains:
- the LOC131606605 gene encoding uncharacterized protein LOC131606605; this encodes MESHFATKEAELIATSAGLQFDTVGYVTVAADFKASVNSLENELYCLKIKRDDMVKRTDVKREEFTALCQKFQREIDKRENFKVRTLLSEKYSLENEIQVLDDKNCVLKNSVLAFVEEILEDLHSSNSALEGDIQSKKWENERLLKDIDELKAILHSTIGSNDNLL